ACAGAGCGGGTAAGGCCCAAGCTGAGTGAGGCAGGCAGCTGGGTGCAGGTGAGGCTGCCAGGGGACAGAGTCCCAAGATCACACACACTGTGCTCTCTGCTGTCACAGTCAGAGGACTCTGGGGTCAAACCATCTCAGCAGCTGTGCTGCTTgctagctgtgtggtcttggagAGTCATGTCTCCGCTCTAAGCTTGTTCCTCACctacaaaacaataataataataaataatggttgcaaagattaaatgagataatgcaaatGTATGGCCCAGCACACAGAGCCTCATGCATATTTCTCAACAATGCTAGTTACTTTTATTCCTTCTGAGTCTGCTGTTCCTTCTGTTCAGATAACTCTATCCCCCAGTGCATCGCTACCTCCTACACCTCCCTtggctctctcccttctttcGTTCAGGTCCCAAACTTAGATGCCACCTTCTCTGAGGTCCCTATCTGGGTTAACATGTGTCCCCGCAGCTCCTGTGCTGTTTACTTGCAGCACTTACCTCGGGACTTATAGCGACCTAGTTGCTTGTCAGTCTCTCCAAGCAGAATGTGAAGCCTTTGAGCACAAGAATATTATAGGTTATACTCTCCATGTCTGACACAAaacaggtatttaataaatatcaattgggagggtgcctgggtggctcagtgggttgagcctctgccttcggctcaggtcatgatctcaggatcctgggattgagtcctgtgttgggctctccgctcagtggagagcctgctttcccctctctctctgcctgcctctctgcctacttgtgatctctctctctttcaaataaataaaatctttaaaaaaataattatcaattgGACCAACTGAGGGATGATTGGATGATTGAATTGTAgtatgaatggatggatgggtgggtcaattaatggatggatggacaaacggatggatggacagatgatgaatggataatgcatgatggatggatggatagttaGATGCatggatgggtaggtggatgTGTGGGTAAATGCATTCAGTTTTGTCCATTTGTTCCTTTGAGGACAGAGTAGGGGGCTGGTAGAATCACTGAGGGGTCAAATGCTAGGGTCACCATGTCCCAAGTTCTGAGCCTGCACCCTGAACCTTGGAACTAGTCTTCGCTTTTATCCTTGCAGCTGGGAAAGAAGATTGAGACCATTGTGATGATATTTGACTGTGAGGGCCTGGGACTGAAGCACTTCTGGAAACCTCTGGTGGAAGTGTACCAAGAGGTGAGGAGAAGGCCCCATGGGTGACTTCTGCTTTCCTTAATGATGAGCTTTGTCTGCTGTGACCTTGTTGCTCACTCAAAGCCAGGATTTGGTAAAAAGTGGTGGACTTTCTGGGCTCTGGCACTGCAATGCAGGACCTAAAGGGCCTTAATGTGTTTCCAAAAGACAGGCCTCAGAGTCAACACTGTACTGAGACCCTAGAGGCCACCCTCTGCCAAATCTTCCCAGTTCTGTCATCCCAAGCTCTGTGACTCCAGCAAGTCACTTCATGCCtccatgcttcagtttccttgcctaCAAAATGCAAATACCGGTATTCTGCATTTCAAAGGGATGTAGGGATATTCCGGTGGGttgatatataaaatgtatgcaCAGTGCTTGGAAAATTGTGAAGATTTAATGAacaatagttattatttttgctatACTACTATTACTATAAGATTTACTCTGAAAATGATTATTATTAGAGTGTGGTTGTTAAAGTCTGAAGAGAGAAACTCTCCTCCGGAGGCCAGTGAggtgatggaaataaaggaaacctTCCTTAGTCCTTTGGACACTCCAGAAGGGAGACTGCAAAGGCAATGGGGGTAGGAGAAGATGAGATGTGGGCTCTGATGGGGTCTTTCTTGGTTCTACAGTTCTTTGGCCTCCTTGAAGAGAATTACCCGGAGACCCTGAAGTTCATGCTCATTGTGAAAGGTGTGTGACAAGTGACTTCActtttttgtgcctcagtttcctcatttgtaccCTAGAAACAATAAAAGTGCCTTCTTCCCTGGGTAGTAGTGAGGCAGGTTGGTTGCTTGGCTGCATGCAAGTCACTTAGAATGCCTGGAATAAAGTTAGTGTTCCTTAAATAGTAATTTCTGCAGTTGGCCTTACTGCAAGAAGAGGCAGTTCCAATACTAGCTCTTCCAGGAATCCTCTCTCATTTCTCCCACCCATGTTGATCTCTCCATTGCCAAACTGCCTGTGACACTGAAAGCTGGAGCAGCCAAGTCTGGCCTTTCCTGCCTGCTGCCTTCTGGAGGTCTCTAGTTGTCTTGTGTGTTCATCCTGGTTTTTTCCCTCAGTTGTTCTGCCCAAATGGATATTTGATGGTTGGCTGGTtaattggttggttggttgattatTTGTTTCGTTGGTTGTCCAGTTTATTGGCCAGTTGGTTGGCTGTCTAGATGAATGACTGGTGGGTGGTTGGAGAGTTAGTTGGTCAGTTAATTTattggttgattggttggtttgtTGGATAGTTGTTGGCTTGGTTGACTGAGGGACCAGCTAGCATTTTGGTTAGTTGGGTAGGTGATTTGCAAGTTGGCAGATTGCTTAGTCAACTGGCCAATTTGTCATTTAGCTGAAACTTGGATGGTTGGCTGGCTGCAGAAGGCAAGTGGCTGTGTTGATAGTTGGTTGCTTAATAGGCTGATGGGTTTTCTGGTTGGCTGATTTGTTAGTTTGTTGTTATGACTATTTGGTAGGTTGGCTGACTAGTTGGTAGTCTAATTGGTGGCCTGATTAGAAGGCAAATTGATGGGCCATTTTCTTGCTTGGTTGATTGGATGATTGACTGGGTGGCTGGTTAGTTGGCTGCCTGTTGTCTGGCTACCAATTGTGGGGATGGTTTGGCAAGTGCAGGACATTTTCCAATTCATGAATCCTCCATATTAGTGGTTATGACTATTACAGAGAGAGTGTCacaatggaataattttttttccattatctttGTATCTCTCCAGCTACCAAACTGTTCCCTGTGGGCTACAACCTCATGAAGCCCTTCCTGAGTGAAGACACACGCAGAAAAATTATAGTATTGGGAAGTAAGTAATTCTAGCTCTATTCCCTGAGCACTGTGCCACCTGGAGTCAGACATTCCTTCTCAAAAgtaaagtgaaatatattttacactATAGAGTATACCCAGTTATCTCTGGAACATTCCATGTCCTTGGTGACTGAGGCCTCACACCTTCTCCTTATTAGTTTCAGTGTGGTTGATAGGCAACCTCTGGGCTATAGGCCTCATTTTCCTTTCAATGCTTATCACCTCAGTGCTTCTAAAGGCAATGTGGGCTGAGTAGGATAaggaagaagagcaggaagaggaagaggagatgtGATTCAGGGAAAGAAGTGTCAACAAGAAGGGACTGGATAAGTGAATAATAATGCATCTATTTGATGAATTACTAGGAAACCATAAAAGATGATTTGATACCAAGGGAAAtgttattaagtttttaaaagcagattatAAAGTGGAGTGGATAGTATCATCTTccttgcaaaaacaaaaataaattactggaagaaaatgaaacaaaatgttgATTTGTGGATGGCAAGaaatcaagcattttttttttttactttttgtatttttttctgttttctaaagttttataataacatgtattacttttataagtagaaaaaaatcattatttttaaaaatgatgagggGCGCcttgtggctcagtaggttaagactctgccttcagctcaggttatgatctcagggtcctgggatcgagccccacatcgggctctctgctcagtggggagcctgcttccccctctatctctgcctactgctctgcctacttgtgatctctctctgtcaaataaataaataaaatcttaaaaaaaataaaaatgataaggaaagagaaagaaagaagagaaatagttCTTAAACTCAAGCCAATGACCTTGAACTTGGAGCAACTTCTTGCAAGCAGAATGGTCAGATCATCAAATCAGGAGATCTAAGAATGTGGGAAGGTAGAGTCTTACAaatccttgctttctttctcttcctgatacttgagtctctgcctctgcccagttCCACAGGGATAGGGAGCTAAGTGGATCACAAGGTAGCCCCCCAAATCCTGTAGCAGTGTGGGGTAATGCCACACTCCAGGTACAAGTCTGGGGCTCTGTCCTACTGGTGGCACACAGGGTCCTGTGTGTTTGGCCCTCGTGTGCCAAGCATTATGGTCTTTGCTTTTATCCCACTGGAGGCAAGGAATATCCCATGGCcacagtggggttgggggtgggtaggggagaTAGCCTGGATTGTCATAAGACCCAGAATGCTTAGAGTTTTGCACAGGGCATGAAGAACAGTAATGAGCATTATGGCTTTAGTGATTAAGCAGCACAGAAAGGGAAGGTCTATTCAAAGGCCCAGGGCTATCCATTCCCCACCAAGAGGTCTGTCTTGAGTATGCCATCTATAAGCTGTATGGCCGCCAACAAAGTTTTTTACTTCAAAGGCTTTAAAGTCTCCTTGAGACAATTAGATGATTCTTATCTTCACTACTCAGGACTGGAAGACCCTCAAAAATGTGCAAACCCGTCAGCtcaggaaacatttttccataGCAATACAATGCTGGATGACACTTCCTATAGCCCAAGGCCTGAGAGACTGGTTCATTGGTCTTTGTAGCCTAGTCCCTGTAGGGTTTTGGGCTTGGGCCCCACCCCAGTGGAGTGGAGGGCTGACAAGTCCCCTCCACACTTTAACCCCTCTGCCCACAGGCAACTGGAAGGAAGGCTTGCTGAAACTCATCAGTCCCGAGGAACTGCCTGCTCAGTTTGGAGGGACTCTGACTGACCCAGATGGGAACCCCAAGTGTTTAACTAAGGTACAAATAACCCCagacaggagaggggagaggagtagagCTGAGTTCCTTTCTCAcccactcattcattccacaaattctCCACAGACATGGAGAGACCCCTGTGAGACAGGTACTGGGCTAGACAGTCCCAGCCTCCCTATCACCAGGCTCTCAGCAGCTGTGCAGGCAaacaagaaatgaggaaaatgtgaCTCTGAGGGATGAACTGGAAGGGGAGGTTTCCAGAggagggtcagggaaggctttctggtGGCAGGTGGTGGGAaggtggcagtgggagaggacGGGGCGAGCAGCATACTTCCAGAAGATGGTGAAAGCATCTCAGGCAGGAGAAACAGCATGAATTCAACAGCACAAGCAATGCCATGGTCAAAAGAGTGAAGCAAGCCCATTCTGTCCTGTGTCTGCAGATCAACTATGGTGGGGAGATCCCCAAGTCCATGTACGTGCGGGACCAAGTGAAGACTCAGTATGAGCACTCAGTGCAAATCAATCGTGGCTCTTCACACCAGGTGGAATATGAAATTCTGTTCCCAGGCTGTGTCCTCAGGTAAGGGCCTGGACACCAACCCATTTCTGGCTGATCTTACACCCTCAGGGTCCCACAAGAATGAGCAGGACTTATCCCTCTCCCGCCCACCCAGGTGGCAGTTCTCCTCTGATGGTGCAGACATTGGTTTTGGGGTCTTCCTGAAGACCAAGATGGGGGAGCGGCAGCGAGCTGGGGAAATGACAGAAGTACTCCCCAGCCAGCGTTACAATGCCCACATGGTGCCTGAGGATGGGAGCCTCACCTGCGCAGAAGCCGGTGTCTGTAAGTCTACCCTGGCTGGAACTCAACTCTGGAAGGCTGGAGCCACCTGTCCCATGGtttagaggaggaaacagaggggCAATGACCCCCCCTACCCCAGGAACATACAGCCTAGGTTAGTGTAATTCATTCACACAGTTGATCATTCAGACTACACTCTCAGGCATTTACTACATACCAAAAGCTAGTGATGCCTTGAAAAGGCTGAGAGTACTTGGCCCACAGGACACAGACAAGGGAAAATAAGGCATTTCCCAGGCAGAAACTGGGGTTCTGAGAAGTAAGTCAACTTATTCAGAGCCACACAGTTGAGTGTGATGTCAGGGTCCCACCTCAGTCTCATGGTAGCTGCATAACCCCCGGCAAAGCTTACCAATCTGGACCCTTGGTTTGCTCTTCTGTGAAGCAGAGGTTACAACCTCTGCCTCTTGGGTGATTGTGAGGAAGTAGAAGGTATACACTGGTCTCACTTTATCCAAGTAGGCTGGGAGGTCTTTGACATTCCCagctgccctcccacccccaccaacccctATCATGCAAGTGTCCAGGTGTGGAGATAATGGGACGCAGTGGCCATTGTCCTCATTGCCAACTCGTGCAACTGAAGTCAGTCTGGGCATGCGCCAAGAGGAGGTCAGTGTCTGTTTACAGACATGGCTTAAGAGTGACAGTTCccatgggaaagggaaaaggagtgGTGTGGGAACTTGGCCCAGCAGGTAGAAACAGAGCCTGTCCTCCCTCCTGTAGCTGGGGTAGAGACATGGGGAATGTGAAGCCAGGCCTAACTATCCATCTGTCCACCTGTCCCCCCAGATGTCCTGCGCTTTGACAACACCTATAGCTTTGTCCATGCCAAGAAGGTCAGCTTTACAGTGGAAGTGCTGCTCCCAGACGAAGGCATGCAGAAGTATGACAAAGAACTCACCCCTGTCTAGGCAGCTTCCTCACTTCTCTGAGACCCCAGACCCTCtcctttttctatatatatcCTACCACCCTTCCTTCCCTCAGAAACTGATCACTAGTCTTCTTGACTCTGTGAGATTAGTCAGTAAAGAAAGAGCTGCCTTGAGGAAGACTTATGTGCTGTGGTCAGATCAGGAAAGGCACAGTTTTTGAAGGATGCCAAGATTgcataagagaaggaagaaaggtgaAAGCAAGAGTTGACATCACTGAAACCCAAGAAATCACAAAACGAATCCTTACCTTTTGTCCTCACTTCTCCTAAGGCATTTGTGTGTGTTCAAATTTCTATGTTATGAGCTATGAGCCACTTGGGTTACAAATacatctaaattcttttttactTCTACTCCTtatacagtagatgctcaatataTACTTGTGAACTTGAATGAAGGTAGTGAGCAGGGTAATTCACCGGTGTACATTTCAGCACCTCGGACAGAGGCCAGGCCCACTCTGGTTACTGCCCCCTCAGGTTGGTAGGAGAGGCCTCCATAAGACTTCCCAACCCATCACTCCCACCTGTACCCACTTCCCTTGGAACTCACACCTTATATTTTAAGCAATTAAAGAAACTTTACTGAAAGCAAAAGAGATCCTCTGGCTGCTGCCTGTTGATAACAATTTAAAAGTCTAGGCTATCATCTGATAAGTGCTTTCTTGCATACCACACATGGTGCCAAGTGCTTTATGAGTGTTGCTCATTTCACTCTCAAACCTCCCCCGGGGGCCACTTCTCATGGCCATCTTATGGATAAGAAaaggaaggctcagagaggtaaggtCACCTCCAACATATAGTTCTTAAGTGGCAGATTCAAGCCctagggtttgttttttctttactcCAAAGATATTGTTTTTAACTGTCTATAATTCCACTTCCTCAGACCCTACTttcacaaaggaaacaaagaatgaCTTATTTGTCCTAGATCTTCCAGTAGAAGTGTCCTGGGTGTCATCCTCTCCAATCCCAGCTTATGGACAAAGTATGTGTTACGTCCATTGGGCAGCTGGGGTAATAGAGCCCCCCAATGCTCAATTGTATGTTGTTAGTCCAAGGAGATTCACAGCATAATGGACTAGGCCTTTGCCTCTAAGCCATGCACCCTGTCCACTGTTCACATGGTCTCTGAGAAGCATGACCTCCTGACACCCTCCATGGCCCTGGGTGACTGAGGGAGAAGTCACATCTCCAGGACATTCCTGCTCCATCCAAGCCAGGGACACAGAGACACTGGCTTGAGCCCTAGGACCTCTGGACAGGAGGTACCGAATTACACAGAAAAGGTGGGTAGGTGGAAACCAAAGGCTGACTGGTCCTTGGGAATGAGCTGCCCAGGACCAAGGCTGCTGAAGTGAGCCAGAGTGGAAGGCCTGTCTCCAAAACCAATCAAGCAAGTGTTCAGTAATGCCTAGCACTTTCCATCTGCACTTATGGGCACAagattttatctccattttatagatgggaaccTGAGATCTCAGAAGGCACTGGCCTGGTTTCCTTTGGCCTATGGGTGGGAGAAATAGTCTTGAAGTTaggccaccctcccccacctgctcACTCGCATCAGATTCACACTACTGTAGCAATTTGCCAGAATAAGGCTCTCAGAGGTGGGGAAGGTGAGGTAGGGAGGAGAGGGTTGTCAGATTTATGGGGGGGAAGAGGCAATATGTGGAATGTACTTaattattgtttatctgaaataatACTTAAtggggcatcctgtattttatctgtctACCCTACaaatgagggagagaggaggtagaagcagggaagaaagggaagaggaggatgGGCTCATTCTCTTGGAAGACTGTGGTAGCATCAGCAATGTGGGTCCAGGGGTCCCTGGGAGTGGTTGGCCCAGCATCTCTGGTGCAGGATGGAGGCAGAAGGCAGCACTACCCTTGTCCCCTGCAGGAAAGCCTCCTACACTGCAGCAGGCTCAGAAGGAGGATGAGAGGTGGACCCTTTACACCCTTGAAGCTGAGGCAGCTGTCAGCAAAGGATGCCGTCATTTGCTCGACCTCCTCTACTGCCACTCAGAGAGCTCCCTCTGAGCAGAAGGGTACTTGCTACCAGGGGCAGCACCAGGAGCCTCGGCCAGGGCTGAAGCCAAGAACCAAAGAGTGTCCCTCCCCATCTGCTGATGGCCAGCCATGGCAAACCAGCTCCTACTCTATTTCCACCATCAGTGGGCAGGGAAAGAAGTTATTAGTATACCCGTCATAGGTCCTGTCCCAAGCAGAGGAAGATGCCTCCTCAAAACACCAtgggacaggggtgcctgggtggacttcggctcaggttatgatcccagggttctgggatcgagccccgcaccaggctccctgctcagcaggaagactgcttctcccctctcccactccccctgtttgtgctccctctctcactttctctctctctctctgtcaaataaataaaaaccttaaaaaccaaaccaaacaacaacagaaaacccaCCGTGGGACAGAAGAGGCAGTTGTGGGCGAGCGGACGGCCCACAGCCTACCCTGCCCCAGCCACAGTTTCTTCCTGGCCCCTGACTCACTACTTTGTCTACCCTCCCAACCCAGGGGCCATGCCCATGGCAGATGCAGTGGCATCCATTGGCCACACAAGCTGTGGGCTCCCCAGTAATCCCTCTAACCTGGTCCTTTGTGGATGGGAAGAGCCAAAATCACAGCAGTCACGCACAGAGCTCTCCCACTTAATCAGTTGTCAGCTGCTGTTGGTCCAGACAGAAAGATGTGCTCAGGCAGGGAGGTAGGGGGAAGACAGTCTGCCTGGGGGAGAGGCCCGTCCCAAATCCCAATTCCTGCATGGCCCTATTAGCTGGGTGACAGCAGGCCatcacttgacctctctgggtcCTCCTCTCCCTGGCTTGGCTATATGAGGGAGAGGCCACCTACATTTCCAGGGTAAGGATTTCCTATGGTACAGATGAAGCACCCCATTATAGGGCCAGGTGGggccttctacctctcccactgtCCAGCTTTCAGGACCCAGAGCCCGCACATCATGGCAACAAGCACTTTCACTTTGGAaatgcagccccccaccccccaacccccatcaaCCTCCAAGATCCAAAATGGGGGAGGGCTTTGCCTGGTGTCTCACAGCTTGAAACAAAGAACACTCACCTATAGGAGGAAAAGTTGTAAATACAGATTTCCAACGAGGCTCAGAGGGTCTTGTCCAACTCCAGACACTCACCAAGTAGGGATATATAATCTTGGAAGGACACCATGGTCTAAGGAAGAATATGGGACACCAACACCCACTGAGAGGTTCCTCTTGGGCTTCCATGGCCAGTGACACAGCCTGCTGGTATAGAACAATGGTATACTTCATGTAACCCCCACCAGCTCGGTGGGAAGCTGGGCCAGCCTCTGAGCCCTAGGCCATTGCAGGCCCTTAGAGCAAAAGAAAATCCTGATTCTCCCTTATCCATGAGTATTTCCTCACTGCAGCTCTGGTTTGGAACAAGAACAGACAGAAATCCTCAGGTACTACAATAGGGCCCTGGTTTCCTTTGTTTCCCAAGTTTCCCTGGTTTCCCAAGTTACAACTTGGCCTGATGGTAGGTTCTATGTAGctgttaactttcttttttttaaagattttatttatttgactgagagagacacagtgaaagacggaacacgagcagggggagtgggagagggagaatcaggcttcccactgagcaggagcctgatgtggggctcgatcctggaaccccaggatcatgacctgagctgaaggcagacacttaatgactgagctacccaggcaccccaactttcttttttttaaaaaagatttaatctttctgacagagagaggaaaaggagagagagaacaagagagaagcagactgactctctgctgagcagggagtccaatgctgggctcgatcccaggaccccaggatcatgacctgagcagaagacagatgcttaactgactgagccaccaggcatcccgtAGCTGTTAACTTTCATAGGAGAACACAAGAACATGTTCTCCTATGTAGAGAAATGTGCTAATATCAAGAGggaggcagggcgcctgggtggcttagtcattaagcatctgccttcagctcgggtcatgatgccagcatcctgggagcgaggccctgctcagtgggaagcccgcttctccctctcccacttgccctgcttatgttcctgctctcactatctctctgtcaaaataaataaataaaatctttaaaaaaaaaaagtaagaatgagGGACAGACATGAGTTCTATAATGGCACACACAATCCTATTTTCTAAAACACTAACTTAGCATATGCTCGAGGATTGGTGATTCTGTTCTATACACAAACAAGTAATGCTGAGAACAGCTCTTAAAAGGAAGACAGCAAAGAGTCAAATGTAGAGTGTGGCTCTTTATAGACACGCACTTGGGAAATTCCAGTGCCATCTTGGGACACCTACACACAGTAGTAGTTGTCTATCATACACCGGTAAGTCCTGTGGTGACCGTTTCTTAGGAAGATACTTATGAAGGAAGGAATCTCTAAGTAGACCCAGGCTTTCTGCAACCAGAGGGACAGAAGCCATGGTGCACAGGTTCCCTCCCCCATAATCATATCTATCAAGCTCTCTCTGGGGTGAGTGGGCCTTCCCAAGCTTCACTGGAAATCCTGTAGTTTCATCCAGCTAAATCTGGAGACCTGATCAGGGGATCTAGAACCCCTCTCTGGGCTGACTCCCCACCCCAAGCTCTGCCCAGAATAGccctggggagggaagcagagtaATAGGAAGAGAGTCCCCAGACCCGCAGCTGGGCCTGAGTCGCGGCCCTCACCTCACTCTCTTCCACATCATTGTTGAGCACAAAAGCTTCCAGGCCGAACTCCAGTGTCTCATCTTGCCGGGACTAAGGGCCAGACCTGGGGCTTCCTGAGAGGCACCTGGCGGACAGCTGGGATCTGGAGGGACCATTAACTCAGACACTGGCCAGAACAAGTTTCCTGGGAAGCCATGAGAGACTTAAACTCCAGGAACTTCTTGCCCCTGAAAGCCCACATTAAATAATGTCCACCCCATTCCTAGAGCTCAGGGACCATTGCACTTAGCCTGAGCAAAGAGCAAATGCTAGAAAATCAGCCCCAACTGACAAGACTCTAAGGCTGTGGCAGCCTCTCGAAGCTTGCACCCTGGCTGGGAAGGACAGCCCGTCCTTTGCCAAACTCACAGCCCAGGCAGACACGTTCAGACCCAGACACGTTCCAAACAGGCACAAAAAAAGGCTGGTCATCGGCAACAAAGCCCAACAAGACAGACCTCTACACCAGGTTACACCAATGGTCCAGTGAAGCA
This DNA window, taken from Mustela erminea isolate mMusErm1 chromosome 13, mMusErm1.Pri, whole genome shotgun sequence, encodes the following:
- the SEC14L3 gene encoding SEC14-like protein 3 — protein: MSGRVGDLSPKQAETLAKFRENVQDVLPALPNPDDYFLLRWLRARNFDLQKSEAMLRKYMEFRKSMDIDHILDWQPPEVIQKYMPGGLCGYDRDGCPVWYDIIGPLDPKGLLFSVTKQDLLKTKMRDCERILHECDLQTERLGKKIETIVMIFDCEGLGLKHFWKPLVEVYQEFFGLLEENYPETLKFMLIVKATKLFPVGYNLMKPFLSEDTRRKIIVLGSNWKEGLLKLISPEELPAQFGGTLTDPDGNPKCLTKINYGGEIPKSMYVRDQVKTQYEHSVQINRGSSHQVEYEILFPGCVLRWQFSSDGADIGFGVFLKTKMGERQRAGEMTEVLPSQRYNAHMVPEDGSLTCAEAGVYVLRFDNTYSFVHAKKVSFTVEVLLPDEGMQKYDKELTPV